One part of the Tunicatimonas pelagia genome encodes these proteins:
- a CDS encoding helix-turn-helix domain-containing protein — protein sequence MDELGKISLVEEIYKHPSQVPIHRNPVLLVITYFDIDQGTQQSFCFRFRYDHHPRSKPLLLGTENGSCGEYFCQPGQPLVFKELGCLTDTLSCLISIHLVRELRANGHADVNHVHHMAISLMSYLMKKYRDFKLQGQQNQTGGIAPFRLRKIEEYVLSHISSPVSIAELAEIAGTSVYYFVRTFRQSTGETPHQFIARHKMNRAKELLTQTNMKIIQIGLEVGYDDPGHFARVFKRHLGITPSGFRKILQT from the coding sequence ATGGATGAGTTAGGAAAAATATCATTGGTAGAAGAAATCTACAAGCACCCTTCGCAGGTGCCCATTCACCGAAACCCCGTACTATTAGTAATTACTTACTTCGATATAGACCAAGGTACCCAACAGAGCTTTTGCTTTCGCTTTCGTTATGACCACCATCCCCGAAGCAAACCATTGCTGCTGGGCACCGAAAACGGAAGTTGTGGTGAGTATTTTTGCCAACCCGGTCAACCCTTGGTTTTCAAGGAGCTGGGGTGCCTCACCGATACCCTAAGTTGTCTGATCTCCATTCACTTGGTGAGAGAGCTTCGGGCCAACGGGCACGCCGATGTTAACCATGTTCATCATATGGCTATCTCGCTGATGAGTTATTTGATGAAGAAGTACCGGGATTTCAAGCTTCAAGGGCAACAAAACCAGACCGGGGGTATTGCCCCCTTTCGCCTTCGTAAGATCGAGGAGTATGTCCTTAGCCATATTTCATCCCCCGTTAGCATCGCCGAATTAGCGGAGATTGCGGGTACAAGCGTCTATTACTTCGTCCGCACGTTTCGGCAGTCGACTGGGGAAACGCCCCATCAGTTTATCGCCCGCCACAAAATGAACCGGGCCAAGGAGCTGCTCACCCAAACCAATATGAAGATCATTCAGATTGGCCTGGAAGTAGGGTACGATGATCCGGGACACTTCGCCCGGGTATTCAAGCGAC
- a CDS encoding sigma 54-interacting transcriptional regulator, which produces MPLESTLDEKDTLLRLSTHLVKTRTRTDLLKALFEEVKSIFPFEHAGLFVVDAKKDIFYELLGEGTLDELQDRAAQSNLLGPWPYSGNDPQSWIYATQPTIFDVEDQSMIYANPQWKGIKAEGLQQFIGGPLMFGDQTIGLLCFLHKSSDYYSEDHFPLFQAIADQLAVAVSNVLANEQLLEEKNFSNTLLKITEAVASVNNTQQLYRTIFDTIKPVFPFDELGLFALDDNGETHYELIDESVFDRSVSQKQVEEHLGKHALFPHKGSSVDWLMQNGPMSISIEQLDKNAPHPHHRYMMEGGLKSLIGGPLVSGGKVFGMLCFTSTEENFYTKKHTTFFKSIAEQISIAVANILANEQVLSEKQFKETLLGISEAVAHVQDRNKLLKLIFEKIKSIIPFYDAGLIIINEQEDWLEDLMVTNPDISPSEENKELNTNFNTNRKIAYHGSPINWLIGELKKQDGLLLIHYPKVKEQFPEWIHFKLIREFKHEYGLYALLKIGNQVLGSVNINSIEKNTFDARNFALFRAIADQLAVAVSNVLANEQVLEEKQKTENLLKITESIANINTGPELVRAIFDRLQQVFPFSDAGLFHLDLDRQMERDLVVDYSYDIGINAALKEERLGGWMPITGASKHIIDHKLIVMGADIYEKLDHPHFQNPEIRNFKSVIGAALNHGGQTIGLLYFWSKTEYFFDQSLPQFKSICDQLSVALNNIIANEQLVEEKQFKETLLGISEAVAAIKDRKDLFRTIVKSIKPVFPFDDLGVFVYDETQQYQRDLAVDERFGIFLDYHVEGWLERNAGVDNFIEKGPLIKSLHALMDEYPGHPHYAKLEKEGLTHIIGGPLKQGGEAIGMLCFWSQQEDFYTEKDFSLFQAIAEQLSVAVSNVLANEEIAQRNLEKSVQISLIDSLNKETKWEARQRKFAQAIEKLFPADFIGFYYDKEGMTEISTGFEKIGFNEYRKVTLLDFLRMSQLDLSVFNRVLKEEEDHLPFILEIRKEAEAGRYLNPIRKGSLEKLHLNSVLALSMRVKDHPFYIYLNSKKSEVYHYSHIEMFKRIAPSFAQSLEKSMDYEELLSLNKLLKEEKAYLTEEVAQQYNFSEMIGSSAVMQQVFEKVKIVMNSDTTVLILGETGTGKELIARALHNASERKSKPLIKVNCAALPRELVESELFGHEKGAFTGATSRRIGKFELAHEGTLFLDEIGELPIELQAKLLRAIQEKEFERLGGNKTIRINTRIIAATNRDLEHEVKEGNFRSDLFFRLSIFPIELPPLRERGEDIPALARYFLEKYENKTGKRLTGMAKAAENLLNNYPWPGNVRELEHVIERSVLLSQAGKPLQLALENARPASAKDKRTFEFKTLQAAETELIFETLKRCQGKISGKHGAAEMLGIPPSTLEYRMRRAGITKQMVIEKL; this is translated from the coding sequence ATGCCACTAGAGTCAACCCTGGATGAGAAGGACACCTTGCTACGTCTTAGCACCCACTTAGTGAAAACCCGTACCCGAACTGATTTACTAAAAGCACTCTTCGAGGAAGTAAAAAGTATCTTCCCTTTTGAGCACGCCGGACTTTTCGTAGTTGATGCTAAAAAAGACATCTTTTATGAGTTGCTAGGCGAAGGCACACTAGATGAACTACAAGATAGAGCCGCTCAGTCTAACCTGTTAGGCCCCTGGCCCTATTCGGGCAATGACCCTCAGAGTTGGATCTACGCTACGCAGCCAACAATATTTGATGTTGAAGACCAATCGATGATCTATGCTAACCCGCAGTGGAAGGGAATAAAAGCAGAAGGGCTTCAACAATTTATAGGCGGGCCACTGATGTTCGGTGATCAAACCATTGGCTTACTGTGCTTTTTGCACAAAAGCAGCGACTATTATTCAGAAGACCACTTTCCCCTTTTCCAAGCCATTGCTGACCAGTTGGCCGTAGCGGTCAGTAACGTACTGGCCAATGAACAACTACTCGAAGAAAAAAACTTCAGCAATACCTTGCTTAAAATTACCGAGGCCGTAGCCTCGGTCAACAATACCCAACAACTCTACAGAACCATTTTCGATACCATTAAACCCGTATTTCCCTTTGATGAGCTAGGATTATTCGCACTTGATGATAACGGAGAAACGCACTACGAGCTCATTGATGAATCTGTCTTTGATCGTTCAGTATCGCAGAAACAAGTAGAAGAACATCTTGGTAAGCACGCACTATTTCCTCATAAGGGTTCTTCGGTAGATTGGTTAATGCAAAATGGGCCAATGTCCATTTCTATAGAGCAGCTCGATAAAAATGCGCCACATCCACATCACCGATATATGATGGAGGGAGGTCTCAAATCGCTCATTGGTGGCCCCCTCGTTTCTGGCGGGAAAGTCTTTGGTATGCTCTGTTTTACTTCTACCGAAGAAAATTTCTATACCAAAAAACACACCACGTTTTTTAAGTCAATCGCCGAGCAGATTTCCATTGCAGTAGCGAATATTTTAGCCAACGAGCAGGTGTTGTCAGAAAAACAGTTTAAGGAAACTCTGTTGGGAATCAGTGAGGCGGTTGCGCACGTTCAGGATAGAAATAAATTACTAAAACTCATTTTTGAAAAAATAAAATCAATCATTCCATTTTACGATGCTGGACTTATCATTATTAATGAACAAGAAGATTGGCTAGAAGACCTCATGGTGACCAATCCTGATATCAGCCCTTCTGAAGAAAATAAAGAATTAAACACAAATTTTAATACCAATCGAAAAATTGCATACCATGGTTCACCTATCAACTGGTTGATCGGTGAGCTCAAAAAGCAAGATGGGCTGTTGTTGATTCACTATCCTAAGGTTAAAGAGCAATTTCCCGAGTGGATTCATTTTAAATTAATTAGAGAATTCAAGCATGAGTATGGGCTATATGCACTATTAAAAATCGGAAATCAGGTTTTGGGTTCGGTAAATATCAATTCTATTGAAAAAAACACCTTTGATGCAAGAAACTTTGCTCTTTTTAGAGCCATTGCCGATCAGTTGGCCGTAGCAGTGAGCAATGTATTGGCCAATGAGCAAGTCTTAGAAGAAAAGCAAAAGACGGAAAACCTACTCAAGATCACCGAATCTATCGCTAATATCAATACCGGTCCGGAATTGGTGCGTGCTATCTTCGACCGTTTGCAACAAGTCTTTCCCTTTAGTGATGCTGGCTTATTTCACTTAGACCTAGATCGGCAAATGGAGCGTGACCTGGTGGTAGACTACAGTTACGATATTGGCATTAATGCCGCACTCAAGGAAGAAAGGCTTGGAGGTTGGATGCCTATCACTGGGGCAAGTAAGCATATCATAGATCATAAGCTTATCGTAATGGGAGCCGATATTTATGAAAAACTGGATCATCCCCATTTTCAAAACCCTGAGATACGTAATTTTAAAAGTGTCATCGGTGCGGCACTCAATCACGGGGGTCAGACTATCGGCTTGCTCTATTTCTGGAGTAAAACCGAATATTTTTTTGATCAATCCCTGCCTCAATTCAAATCCATCTGTGATCAGTTAAGCGTGGCGTTGAACAATATTATTGCCAACGAACAATTAGTTGAAGAAAAACAATTCAAGGAAACTTTGTTAGGCATTAGCGAAGCAGTCGCTGCCATAAAAGATCGCAAAGACCTGTTCAGAACCATTGTAAAAAGCATAAAACCTGTTTTTCCATTTGATGACCTCGGGGTATTTGTCTACGACGAAACCCAGCAGTACCAGCGTGATTTGGCAGTTGACGAGCGATTCGGAATTTTTCTGGACTATCACGTTGAGGGCTGGCTAGAGCGTAATGCAGGTGTAGATAATTTCATTGAGAAAGGTCCCTTGATAAAGTCGCTACACGCACTGATGGATGAGTATCCCGGCCATCCACATTATGCAAAACTAGAGAAAGAGGGACTCACGCACATCATAGGTGGTCCCTTGAAGCAGGGCGGAGAAGCTATTGGCATGTTGTGCTTCTGGTCTCAGCAAGAAGATTTTTACACTGAGAAAGATTTTTCGCTGTTCCAAGCCATTGCCGAACAACTATCGGTCGCCGTGAGTAATGTCCTGGCCAATGAAGAGATAGCGCAGCGCAACCTTGAGAAAAGTGTACAAATCTCGTTGATCGATAGCCTTAACAAAGAAACTAAGTGGGAGGCCCGCCAGCGTAAGTTTGCTCAAGCAATAGAAAAGCTATTTCCGGCAGATTTCATCGGGTTTTATTACGACAAAGAAGGAATGACCGAGATATCAACTGGCTTTGAAAAAATCGGGTTCAACGAATACCGGAAAGTCACCCTGCTGGACTTTTTACGGATGAGTCAGCTTGATCTTTCAGTCTTTAACCGAGTACTAAAAGAAGAGGAAGATCACCTTCCCTTTATCCTGGAAATCAGAAAAGAAGCCGAAGCAGGCCGCTACCTCAACCCCATTCGGAAAGGCTCTTTGGAAAAACTCCACCTTAACAGTGTACTTGCACTGTCCATGCGAGTGAAGGACCATCCGTTCTACATCTATCTTAATAGCAAAAAATCCGAGGTTTATCATTATAGTCACATTGAAATGTTCAAGCGCATTGCCCCATCGTTTGCCCAATCGCTGGAAAAATCGATGGATTACGAAGAACTGCTTTCGCTCAACAAGCTACTGAAAGAAGAAAAGGCGTACCTGACCGAAGAAGTGGCACAACAATACAATTTCTCGGAGATGATCGGCTCCAGTGCGGTCATGCAACAGGTGTTTGAAAAAGTGAAGATTGTGATGAACTCGGATACTACGGTGCTTATTCTGGGGGAAACCGGCACTGGCAAAGAGCTTATCGCCCGGGCGCTGCACAACGCTTCCGAACGCAAATCAAAACCATTAATTAAGGTAAACTGTGCTGCCCTGCCGCGTGAGTTGGTAGAATCTGAGCTGTTTGGTCACGAAAAAGGGGCCTTCACGGGAGCTACTAGTCGGCGCATTGGAAAATTTGAATTAGCCCACGAAGGAACGTTGTTCTTAGATGAGATCGGCGAGCTCCCCATAGAACTTCAGGCTAAGCTCCTCCGAGCCATCCAAGAGAAAGAATTTGAACGGCTGGGCGGCAACAAAACGATTCGCATTAATACCAGAATTATCGCTGCTACCAACCGCGATTTGGAGCATGAGGTAAAAGAGGGAAACTTTCGATCCGACCTGTTTTTCCGATTAAGTATTTTTCCGATTGAACTTCCACCACTACGGGAGCGCGGAGAAGATATTCCAGCCTTAGCGCGCTACTTTTTAGAGAAATACGAGAATAAAACCGGCAAGCGACTAACGGGCATGGCCAAAGCCGCTGAGAATCTGCTGAACAACTACCCTTGGCCCGGTAATGTACGTGAGCTGGAGCACGTCATTGAGCGATCCGTGCTTCTATCCCAAGCAGGTAAACCCTTACAATTAGCGCTGGAAAACGCCCGGCCAGCGAGCGCAAAAGATAAACGTACTTTTGAGTTCAAAACCTTGCAAGCTGCCGAGACCGAACTCATTTTTGAAACCCTGAAGCGGTGCCAAGGCAAGATCAGTGGCAAGCACGGCGCGGCAGAGATGCTCGGAATACCGCCCTCCACCCTCGAGTACCGCATGAGGCGGGCCGGCATTACGAAGCAAATGGTGATTGAAAAGCTTTGA
- a CDS encoding SCO family protein: protein MKNSSILFLAMIGFMACQESQQNQSRVETLPFYDEATFTPHWITSNDAVLDTFHRISPFRLINQEGETVTEKDFEGKIFVVDFFFTICPGICPKMTANMMILQEEFIEDDEILLLSHSVIPEKDSVPVLKSYAEDKGILSHKWHLVTGTQREIYKLGRQDYFVEEDLGLSKGEDEFLHTENFVLIDKDRHIRGIYNGLKKTSINQLIADIKTLKKEK, encoded by the coding sequence ATGAAAAATAGTAGTATCCTTTTTTTAGCGATGATTGGCTTCATGGCCTGTCAAGAATCACAGCAAAACCAAAGCAGAGTGGAAACCCTTCCTTTTTATGATGAAGCTACCTTTACTCCCCATTGGATTACTTCAAACGATGCTGTATTAGATACATTTCATCGTATTTCACCTTTTCGCCTGATCAATCAAGAGGGGGAAACCGTTACCGAAAAAGACTTTGAGGGCAAAATTTTTGTCGTAGATTTTTTCTTTACCATTTGCCCCGGTATTTGTCCTAAGATGACTGCTAACATGATGATACTGCAAGAAGAATTTATAGAAGATGATGAAATATTGTTATTATCACATTCTGTAATTCCTGAGAAGGATTCTGTTCCTGTTCTAAAAAGCTACGCGGAAGATAAAGGCATTTTATCGCACAAATGGCATTTAGTTACTGGAACGCAACGAGAAATCTATAAATTGGGTAGGCAGGATTATTTCGTTGAAGAAGATTTGGGCTTGAGCAAGGGAGAAGACGAATTCTTGCACACCGAAAATTTTGTATTGATTGATAAAGATAGACACATTAGAGGAATTTATAATGGTTTGAAAAAGACCTCTATTAATCAATTGATTGCTGATATAAAAACGCTGAAAAAAGAAAAATGA